In Candidatus Brocadia sp., the following proteins share a genomic window:
- a CDS encoding glycosyltransferase family 2 protein gives MNNHKKTQPLVSSIIIFLNGEQFIEEAIASIFAQSYDNWELLLVDDGSTDSSTLIAQKHAQKYPKKVFYLEHEGHQNKGMSASRNLGISQAKGKYIGFLDVDDIWLPKKLEEQVALLTSYKEAAMVYGRTQIWYSWTGKPEDHQRDYFYNLGVQPNSLVNPPKLLLLLILNKCQTPTTCNALIRREVFEQIGKFEDVFHTMYEDQVFFSKVLLQKPVFVAGQCWARYRQHFQSCSEQTENQKYYLTRRPFLNWLGNYLSKQQVKDQEIWQVFQREMWQCKHPLLFSLLDRVKYRLNSIRKRYLML, from the coding sequence ATGAATAATCATAAAAAAACGCAACCATTAGTGTCCTCAATCATTATCTTTCTGAATGGTGAACAATTTATCGAAGAAGCGATTGCCAGCATCTTTGCCCAATCCTATGATAATTGGGAACTCCTGCTGGTGGATGACGGTTCTACGGATAGCAGTACCCTTATCGCCCAGAAACATGCCCAAAAATATCCTAAAAAGGTGTTCTATCTGGAACACGAGGGACATCAGAATAAGGGCATGAGCGCCTCCCGCAATTTAGGGATCAGTCAGGCAAAAGGTAAATATATTGGCTTTTTAGATGTCGATGATATTTGGCTACCTAAAAAACTGGAAGAGCAAGTGGCGTTACTGACATCATACAAAGAAGCAGCAATGGTTTATGGACGCACCCAAATATGGTACAGTTGGACTGGCAAGCCTGAAGATCATCAACGCGATTATTTTTATAATTTGGGTGTGCAGCCCAATTCTTTGGTCAATCCGCCAAAGTTGTTATTACTCCTGATACTAAATAAATGTCAAACCCCTACTACCTGCAATGCTTTAATACGACGTGAGGTATTTGAGCAAATTGGCAAATTTGAAGATGTCTTTCACACCATGTATGAAGACCAGGTCTTTTTTTCCAAGGTGCTATTACAAAAACCTGTGTTTGTTGCAGGTCAATGTTGGGCAAGATATCGCCAACATTTTCAGAGTTGCAGCGAACAAACAGAAAATCAAAAATATTATCTGACCAGAAGGCCCTTTTTAAACTGGCTGGGCAATTATTTATCAAAACAACAGGTGAAAGACCAGGAGATTTGGCAGGTTTTCCAGCGGGAAATGTGGCAATGCAAACATCCGCTATTATTCTCTTTGTTGGACAGGGTAAAATATCGTTTAAATTCCATTCGTAAAAGATATTTGATGCTATAA
- a CDS encoding glycosyltransferase family 1 protein, translated as MNIAFISYEYPPDTAYGGIATYVHQAAMMLSRRGHHVEVFAGSPHRTGTENEECLLVHRINVKNQFTFAKPIGQLFAQRHKIIQFDVLEGPDCVADAREAVCFVPDIPFVLKLHTPSILLLKLNYYEYETSLLKKICLYAASFLKGVVPAWGYAPRTAAHRLHVLQMDKIEQSHALDADEIASPSLELGNILIRKWRLNKMKISHVPYPYIPSERLLKIPVETHTKIVTFIGRLEMRKGVLDLARAIPLILDHYPDAKFRFVGSAEPSPHPNLDMRQYLEMMLQNNNRSVEFTGHAPSDVIPDILADTDVCVFPSLWENFPCVCLESMAAARGIVGSNAGGMAEMLDYGNAGRIVPPRSPQKIAQAVIELLNNTQMRMRSGRSARNRLLEKYNTDSVGILQEASYRRAIKHRKSQGPRLQRSG; from the coding sequence ATGAATATTGCGTTTATTAGCTATGAATACCCTCCAGATACTGCGTACGGAGGTATTGCTACTTACGTTCATCAGGCTGCGATGATGCTTAGTCGGCGTGGTCATCATGTAGAGGTGTTTGCAGGTAGTCCCCATCGTACCGGAACTGAGAACGAAGAATGCCTGCTAGTTCACCGGATTAATGTAAAAAATCAATTTACCTTTGCTAAACCAATTGGACAACTCTTCGCTCAACGGCATAAAATAATTCAATTTGATGTACTTGAAGGGCCTGACTGTGTTGCTGATGCAAGAGAAGCAGTCTGCTTCGTTCCAGATATCCCATTCGTGCTCAAACTTCACACCCCATCAATTTTATTGTTAAAACTAAATTATTATGAATATGAAACCTCCTTGCTTAAGAAGATATGTCTTTATGCTGCTTCATTCCTCAAAGGAGTTGTACCTGCATGGGGTTATGCACCGAGAACAGCAGCCCATCGTTTACACGTTTTACAAATGGATAAAATTGAGCAATCGCACGCGCTTGATGCTGATGAAATAGCCTCTCCATCTCTGGAGCTGGGAAACATACTGATCAGGAAATGGCGTTTAAATAAAATGAAGATAAGCCATGTTCCTTACCCATATATACCCTCAGAGAGACTTCTGAAGATACCTGTAGAAACTCATACGAAAATCGTCACATTCATCGGCAGGCTTGAAATGAGAAAAGGTGTTCTTGACCTGGCAAGGGCAATTCCACTTATTTTAGATCATTATCCAGATGCAAAGTTCCGATTCGTCGGTTCTGCAGAACCTTCTCCCCATCCGAACCTGGACATGAGGCAATACCTGGAAATGATGTTACAAAATAATAATAGGTCTGTAGAGTTTACTGGACATGCTCCTTCCGATGTTATTCCAGACATATTGGCAGATACCGATGTGTGTGTTTTCCCAAGTTTGTGGGAAAACTTTCCCTGTGTGTGCCTAGAATCAATGGCTGCAGCAAGAGGAATAGTTGGCAGCAATGCCGGTGGTATGGCTGAGATGCTCGATTACGGTAATGCAGGTCGAATTGTTCCGCCTCGTAGCCCGCAGAAAATTGCTCAGGCTGTAATAGAGTTGTTGAATAATACTCAAATGCGCATGAGGTCGGGACGATCAGCACGCAACCGTCTTCTTGAGAAATATAATACTGATTCGGTAGGCATATTGCAAGAGGCCAGTTACCGCCGTGCAATTAAGCATAGAAAGTCTCAAGGACCCCGTTTGCAGAGAAGTGGTTAA
- a CDS encoding glycosyltransferase has protein sequence MMFYHNNYHIPSSNPKNSDQKSREIPLVSIVIPCYNQSDFLGEAIKSALNQTYNNIEIIVVDDGSSDHTLEVAFGFSGVRYIRQKNQGLSAARNTGIREGRGHYMVFLDADDRLLPIAVESGLNCYRKHPECAFVFGSHRRIKADGLFNQDIGTSRFRQIKYLRQYCNHNNHYHALLYRNYIEMHASVMYRCDVLKSVGGFDTSLNACEDYDLYLRIARNYPIYFNDNVVAEYWQHGSNMSKNNELMLRSVLTVLQSQWKYVNENKQYVEAYHMGIKHYAESYGFPLIREIKKQLSIRGERMYAFQRMIALLRYMPSIFIHYIIKRTEYAIQKVLKHVLPATVLQRFFTIQESLVCIPSIGQIRFGDLRRLTPFYNECVNNCNTAIDNYLIEEFLASYSTDIHGCVLEIGRFGYATSFGGTNVKKKDVLSLNDTIANIHNNTIELNNADHVPSNTYDCIIFPQELQCIYEMKEALITLYRILKPGGVLLVTLPGISKKGKDEQSKKRLWSFTALSARRLFEEVFPVSHLTVESFGNVLASVALMHGLKATDLRPEELVYNDPLYQIVITVRAVKP, from the coding sequence ATGATGTTTTATCACAACAACTATCACATACCTTCAAGCAATCCGAAAAATAGTGACCAAAAAAGTCGGGAAATACCTCTGGTCTCGATAGTCATTCCCTGTTATAACCAATCTGATTTCCTTGGCGAAGCAATAAAAAGTGCGTTAAATCAGACTTACAACAATATCGAAATTATTGTGGTGGATGATGGTTCCTCAGATCATACTCTTGAGGTCGCTTTTGGATTTTCGGGTGTTCGCTACATAAGGCAAAAAAACCAGGGTCTTTCAGCGGCACGGAACACAGGTATCCGTGAGGGCAGAGGACACTATATGGTTTTTCTCGATGCCGACGACCGTCTTTTACCTATTGCGGTTGAATCAGGTTTGAACTGTTACCGGAAGCACCCTGAATGTGCTTTTGTTTTTGGATCTCACAGACGTATTAAAGCCGATGGATTATTTAATCAAGATATTGGTACTTCCCGGTTTCGGCAAATTAAGTATCTCAGACAGTACTGTAATCACAATAATCATTACCATGCTCTTTTGTATCGAAATTATATTGAAATGCATGCTTCGGTAATGTACCGGTGCGATGTATTGAAATCTGTCGGAGGATTTGATACCTCTCTGAATGCCTGTGAGGATTACGACCTCTATCTCCGCATTGCCAGAAATTATCCGATTTATTTCAATGATAATGTAGTTGCAGAATACTGGCAACACGGCTCTAATATGTCAAAGAATAATGAATTGATGCTGCGATCTGTATTGACCGTCCTTCAATCGCAGTGGAAGTATGTGAATGAAAATAAGCAGTACGTCGAAGCTTATCATATGGGGATAAAACATTATGCCGAGTCTTATGGTTTTCCTCTGATCAGAGAGATAAAGAAGCAATTATCTATACGTGGCGAAAGAATGTATGCATTTCAGCGAATGATCGCTTTGCTCCGATATATGCCAAGTATATTCATTCATTATATAATTAAAAGGACGGAATATGCCATTCAAAAGGTTTTAAAGCATGTGCTTCCTGCCACAGTCCTGCAACGGTTTTTCACGATACAAGAGTCTCTTGTCTGCATCCCATCAATAGGCCAGATAAGGTTTGGCGATCTGCGCCGATTGACACCTTTCTATAATGAATGTGTCAATAACTGTAATACTGCTATTGACAACTACCTTATTGAAGAGTTTCTTGCCAGTTACTCCACTGATATACATGGCTGTGTACTCGAAATCGGAAGATTTGGTTACGCAACAAGTTTTGGAGGCACTAACGTCAAAAAAAAAGATGTCCTTTCCTTAAATGATACCATTGCCAACATTCATAATAATACAATAGAACTGAACAATGCCGATCACGTACCATCGAATACGTATGACTGCATCATCTTTCCACAGGAATTGCAATGCATTTATGAAATGAAAGAGGCATTAATTACCCTCTATCGCATCCTGAAGCCTGGTGGTGTCTTGCTCGTAACGCTTCCGGGTATCAGCAAAAAGGGAAAAGATGAACAATCCAAAAAAAGATTATGGTCTTTTACAGCGCTATCGGCACGACGATTATTCGAAGAGGTATTTCCTGTTTCTCACCTTACAGTGGAGTCTTTTGGAAACGTCTTGGCATCAGTTGCCTTAATGCATGGATTGAAGGCAACTGATTTAAGACCAGAAGAACTTGTCTACAATGATCCACTATATCAAATTGTAATTACGGTGCGGGCTGTAAAACCTTGA
- a CDS encoding polysaccharide deacetylase family protein, whose protein sequence is MKLPGTTRIKKGLQILKKRLVSSSLVLMYHRITDIKTDPWSLCVTPQHFSEHLEVLQKCARTLRLDQLAHYLRRGKIPRRSVIITFDDGYADNLHTAKPLLERYDTPATFFLTTGCIERHREFWWDELDRLILQPVRLPETLELSIRGKIYEWHLSKDVQYNEDIVHQNNSWRAWEKAPSIRHEIYYVLWNLLKPLDENEQQDVLNQLITWVGAEPSARSTHRLLLPEEIKLFGKGNLFEVGAHSVTHASLPAQPIAFQQHEILQSKAYLDDLLKNPVASFSYPYGDYTAETIALVKEAGFSCACSTKAGVISSKTDSFQLPRFEVLDWNGEEFEKQLLKWRYQ, encoded by the coding sequence GTGAAATTACCGGGTACTACAAGAATAAAAAAAGGATTACAAATACTGAAGAAACGATTAGTGTCTAGTTCTCTCGTTTTGATGTATCACCGTATTACTGACATAAAAACCGACCCTTGGTCACTCTGTGTGACTCCCCAGCATTTCTCGGAGCATCTGGAGGTTTTACAAAAATGTGCCCGCACGTTACGACTCGATCAACTGGCACATTATCTTCGACGCGGTAAAATTCCCAGGCGATCTGTGATTATAACCTTTGACGATGGCTATGCTGATAATCTCCACACGGCAAAACCTTTATTAGAACGGTATGACACCCCTGCAACCTTCTTTCTTACGACAGGGTGTATTGAGCGGCATCGCGAGTTTTGGTGGGATGAACTTGACCGCCTGATCCTGCAGCCCGTCAGATTGCCAGAAACACTCGAACTTTCTATCAGGGGCAAAATATACGAATGGCATTTGAGCAAAGACGTTCAATACAATGAAGATATTGTTCACCAGAATAACTCATGGCGGGCATGGGAAAAAGCACCAAGTATTCGCCATGAAATCTATTATGTACTATGGAACTTACTCAAGCCTCTGGATGAGAATGAGCAACAAGACGTACTGAATCAATTGATTACATGGGTAGGAGCCGAACCAAGTGCACGATCAACCCACCGCTTACTGCTTCCGGAAGAAATAAAATTATTCGGCAAAGGAAATCTGTTTGAGGTTGGCGCACACTCAGTCACGCATGCTTCTCTTCCTGCACAACCAATTGCTTTTCAGCAGCATGAAATTTTACAAAGTAAAGCCTATTTAGACGACCTTCTGAAAAACCCTGTAGCCAGTTTCTCCTATCCCTATGGCGATTATACAGCAGAGACGATTGCGCTGGTCAAAGAAGCAGGATTTTCCTGCGCCTGCTCTACGAAGGCGGGCGTTATATCTTCAAAAACTGACAGCTTTCAGCTGCCACGTTTCGAAGTACTTGATTGGAATGGAGAAGAATTTGAAAAGCAATTGTTGAAGTGGAGGTATCAGTAA
- a CDS encoding IS1634 family transposase has product MLYIMVDMHIVENKSKSGKKIYRSILLRESYREEGKVRKRTIANLSNCAPQEIEAIRLALSHKEDLSALGALSESVELQEGLSVGAVWSVYQVAKELGIEEALGKDFEGKLALWQVMARVIDQGSRLSAVRLAQVHAAGDVLDMKHGFDENNLYDNLLWLSENQAKIERKLFKLRRGGKKPKLFLYNVTSSYLEGEMNHFGEYGYNRDGKKGKKQIVIGMLCDESGEPVSTEVFSGNTQDTKTFESQARKVLERFGCAEVTIVGDRGMIKTMQIERLPEGFHYITAITKPQIEALIKKGILQLGLFEEKLCEIKDGGIRYILRRNPTRMEEMAKTRISKLQSMERYIERKNGYLREHPRASVAKALDAAKERLKKLKHETWVQIKDEAGTLKIERDEEAVKEESYLDGCYAIKTDLKENEADTYLVHDRYKDLSEVEKVFRECKTVNLEVRPVYVRKEESTRGHVFVVMLAYMVIRRLRDAWAGFDLTVEEGLKQLATICSMEVKVKGQNARCQKIPRPRQQSRELLEALQIKLPEVLPCRNIRVVTRKKLPVRRKNQQI; this is encoded by the coding sequence ATGCTCTATATAATGGTGGACATGCATATTGTAGAAAACAAATCAAAATCCGGCAAAAAAATCTATCGTTCCATTCTTCTGCGAGAATCGTATCGGGAGGAAGGAAAGGTCAGGAAACGCACCATTGCAAATCTGTCGAATTGCGCACCCCAGGAGATAGAAGCGATAAGGCTTGCGCTCAGCCACAAAGAGGATCTCAGTGCATTGGGTGCATTGTCAGAATCGGTGGAACTCCAGGAGGGGTTGTCCGTCGGGGCGGTCTGGAGTGTGTACCAGGTGGCAAAGGAATTAGGGATAGAGGAGGCATTGGGGAAGGACTTTGAGGGGAAGCTGGCGCTGTGGCAGGTAATGGCGCGGGTGATAGATCAGGGATCAAGACTCTCGGCGGTAAGGCTGGCGCAGGTACATGCAGCGGGTGATGTATTGGATATGAAGCATGGATTTGACGAGAATAATCTGTACGATAATTTGTTGTGGTTGTCGGAGAATCAGGCAAAGATAGAGCGAAAGCTGTTTAAGTTAAGACGGGGAGGCAAGAAGCCGAAGCTGTTTTTATATAACGTGACGAGCAGTTATTTAGAGGGGGAGATGAATCATTTTGGTGAATATGGGTATAATCGTGACGGCAAGAAGGGGAAAAAACAGATCGTGATTGGTATGTTGTGCGATGAATCTGGGGAGCCGGTATCAACGGAGGTTTTTAGTGGTAATACCCAGGACACAAAGACCTTTGAGTCTCAGGCAAGGAAGGTATTAGAGCGGTTTGGGTGCGCAGAAGTGACGATCGTAGGCGATCGTGGGATGATCAAGACGATGCAGATCGAACGTTTACCGGAAGGATTTCATTACATAACGGCAATAACCAAGCCGCAGATAGAGGCGTTGATAAAAAAAGGGATTCTGCAATTAGGGTTGTTTGAAGAAAAGCTCTGCGAGATAAAGGATGGGGGGATTCGATATATTCTGAGGCGCAATCCGACGAGGATGGAAGAGATGGCGAAGACACGCATATCAAAATTGCAGAGTATGGAGAGATACATCGAGAGGAAGAATGGATATTTGAGAGAGCATCCGAGGGCATCGGTAGCGAAGGCGCTGGACGCAGCAAAGGAAAGGCTCAAGAAACTGAAGCATGAGACGTGGGTACAGATAAAAGACGAAGCCGGGACGCTGAAGATAGAGAGGGACGAGGAGGCAGTAAAGGAAGAATCGTATCTTGACGGATGCTATGCAATCAAGACGGACTTGAAGGAGAACGAGGCGGACACCTATCTGGTACACGACCGATACAAGGACTTGTCGGAGGTAGAGAAGGTGTTTCGGGAGTGCAAGACGGTGAATCTTGAGGTTCGTCCCGTGTACGTGAGAAAGGAGGAGAGTACGCGAGGGCATGTGTTTGTGGTAATGCTTGCATATATGGTAATCCGAAGGTTACGCGATGCGTGGGCGGGTTTTGATCTGACGGTAGAGGAAGGTCTCAAACAATTGGCGACCATTTGTTCGATGGAAGTGAAGGTGAAGGGCCAAAATGCGCGTTGTCAGAAGATACCGCGTCCACGACAACAATCACGTGAATTATTAGAGGCATTGCAGATAAAGTTGCCGGAGGTCTTGCCATGCCGGAACATACGGGTAGTCACGAGAAAAAAACTTCCTGTTCGCCGTAAAAACCAACAAATATAA
- a CDS encoding glycosyltransferase family 2 protein, with translation MKVSVIIPAYNAAGTIADTLQSLLDQTFTEWEAIIVDDGSTDDTSVIVNKFIEKDSRFRIIKQTNQGLSGARNSGITHARYNWLLFLDADDWIFPQHLNRLTSALKVDPGLKVVYCGWTYVTPDGEHVFPRFANLEGDLFVAFAQYCVSVVHTFIISRSLVELHGCFENSHRSCEDWDLFQRIARTGIRFGAVNEILAGYRMRPDSLSRNGHQLLVDGIKVLNRGHGPDLRVPYSHPVYPNGLPRDKLTKNKYDLLYACAGYLIGGEKDARSLLEMLKDERCPDLNANEVASCLFTHTIVSAARPRSEWYRVWSRCEYQLKTFLEALEMQTGTAGLTRRATLYVKHLILKHATDPSLYRRFDYFKDGLFFGMLKLLHKSHRTIRQLVHFCRKHYV, from the coding sequence ATGAAAGTATCTGTTATTATACCAGCTTACAATGCAGCAGGGACAATCGCGGATACACTTCAATCTCTTCTTGATCAGACCTTCACAGAGTGGGAGGCAATTATAGTCGATGATGGGTCAACGGACGATACTTCTGTTATCGTCAATAAATTTATAGAAAAAGATAGCCGCTTCAGAATTATTAAACAAACTAACCAAGGACTATCCGGAGCTCGCAACAGTGGAATCACGCATGCCCGATATAACTGGTTACTGTTTTTAGATGCTGACGATTGGATTTTTCCACAACATCTCAATCGACTAACCAGTGCACTAAAGGTTGACCCTGGTTTGAAAGTTGTTTACTGTGGTTGGACCTATGTCACACCCGATGGCGAGCATGTCTTTCCCCGTTTTGCGAATCTGGAGGGAGATTTATTTGTGGCATTCGCCCAGTATTGTGTCTCGGTTGTTCATACCTTCATTATCTCTCGGTCATTGGTAGAGTTGCACGGCTGTTTTGAGAATTCACATCGCAGTTGTGAAGATTGGGATCTTTTCCAACGTATAGCACGAACTGGCATTCGCTTTGGTGCAGTCAATGAGATTTTGGCTGGCTATCGGATGAGACCGGACTCCCTTAGCCGCAATGGTCACCAACTTTTGGTGGATGGTATAAAAGTGTTGAACCGAGGTCATGGCCCGGATCTCCGAGTACCTTATTCCCATCCTGTATATCCAAATGGGCTACCAAGAGATAAATTGACAAAGAATAAATATGACTTGCTTTATGCTTGTGCGGGGTATCTTATTGGCGGTGAAAAGGACGCTCGATCATTATTGGAGATGCTAAAGGATGAGCGATGTCCTGATCTGAATGCCAATGAAGTTGCTTCATGCCTGTTTACCCATACAATTGTTTCTGCCGCTAGACCTCGTAGCGAGTGGTATCGAGTCTGGTCCAGATGTGAATACCAATTAAAAACCTTCTTGGAGGCATTGGAAATGCAAACTGGAACGGCAGGGTTGACTCGCCGAGCCACTTTATACGTAAAGCATTTGATACTGAAGCATGCCACCGATCCAAGTTTGTATCGCCGTTTTGATTATTTTAAAGACGGGCTTTTTTTTGGGATGCTAAAACTGCTGCACAAAAGTCACCGAACGATCCGCCAGTTAGTTCATTTTTGCAGGAAGCATTATGTATGA
- a CDS encoding glycosyltransferase family 2 protein produces the protein MKPLVSVIIPAYNAEAYILQTLNSVLSQTYKNIEVVVVDDGSHDKTAQTVESIMRHDDRVILLRQSNSGVAAARNLAIKKSRGEFIAPIDADDIWYPRKIEKQVDCMLHAEPSTGLVYAWSVSIDERGLLTGRYIASRLEGDVFVALIFINIIGNSSAPLIRRVCFEKVGGYSTRLFKQNAQGCEDRDLYLRIAESYKFRAVKEFLIGYRKVNGSMSFNYRSMERSNFIVIGDVKKRYPDIPSFVYRWSRSHYYLYLSHQSRLCGHYWPSILYLYKAARMDLVFLLYTDFHRCLCSNALQLIKQAVIFTARVVHCPSAGIFEKASLTREAVTISDVVIRSSRPPSGLAKLREIRLHLVQRLCTK, from the coding sequence ATGAAGCCACTGGTATCGGTTATTATTCCTGCGTATAATGCGGAAGCTTATATTCTGCAAACTTTGAATTCGGTACTCTCTCAAACTTACAAAAATATTGAGGTTGTTGTAGTTGATGACGGCTCACATGATAAAACTGCACAGACTGTGGAATCAATTATGCGGCATGATGACCGCGTTATACTCTTGCGCCAATCAAATTCCGGAGTCGCAGCAGCACGTAACCTGGCTATTAAAAAGTCCCGGGGTGAGTTTATAGCGCCTATTGATGCCGATGATATTTGGTATCCTCGGAAAATTGAAAAACAGGTAGATTGTATGTTACATGCAGAGCCAAGTACAGGGCTCGTCTACGCATGGTCTGTGTCTATCGATGAAAGAGGTCTACTGACAGGTAGATACATCGCTTCCCGTCTAGAGGGTGATGTTTTTGTGGCGTTGATATTTATCAATATTATTGGTAATTCTAGCGCGCCCTTGATTCGCCGCGTGTGTTTTGAAAAAGTTGGTGGCTATAGCACCCGACTTTTCAAGCAAAATGCTCAAGGTTGCGAAGACCGCGATCTCTATCTTCGTATTGCCGAATCCTATAAGTTTCGTGCAGTAAAAGAGTTTCTTATAGGATATCGCAAAGTAAATGGTAGTATGTCTTTTAATTATAGATCCATGGAAAGGTCAAACTTTATAGTAATAGGGGATGTAAAAAAGCGATATCCTGATATCCCATCGTTCGTCTATCGCTGGTCCAGGAGTCATTATTACCTGTACCTCAGCCATCAAAGCCGATTATGTGGTCACTATTGGCCAAGCATTCTCTACCTGTATAAAGCGGCACGGATGGATCTTGTTTTTCTCTTATATACGGATTTCCATCGGTGTCTGTGCTCTAATGCTTTGCAACTGATAAAACAGGCAGTTATCTTCACCGCCCGGGTAGTACATTGTCCTTCGGCAGGGATCTTTGAAAAGGCTAGTCTCACCCGAGAAGCGGTTACGATTTCAGACGTCGTAATCAGAAGTAGTCGACCACCATCCGGTTTGGCTAAATTGCGTGAAATCAGACTGCACCTTGTTCAACGTTTGTGTACAAAGTGA
- a CDS encoding glycosyltransferase has protein sequence MNPKPLVSVITIFLNEEKFLREAIESVLAQTYDNWELLLIDDGSTDDSTAIARQYSEQCPAKIRYCEHDNHQNRGKSISRNLGFMHARGDYIALLDADDVYLPEKLQRQVAILESQPDVAMVYGPTLYWFSWTGNSHDAHRDYFGKLGVTPKTLFKPLELLTLFLKDGGIVPCICALLIRSKIMKEVGGFEEAISFLYEDQVFLAKICSKAWVFVDNGCWDKYRQHPESSSSIAIKTGEYHPLRQNPARFKFLTWLERYLSEQGIKDARLVNVLQRKLWPYHHPYMYQLLKGDFYPLKRMKQFVKRISKRSTGIFFEQKSQVLKNNNKQRSSRKMIDFGSLRRLTPISREFGFDRGTAIDRYYIENFLASNANHIRGRVLEIGDDSYTKKYGGINVTIRDVLNVLGSTPGTTIVGDLTSAEHIPSEIFDCMILTQTLHIIYNFQAALQTIYRILKPGGVVLATFPGISQISIDQWNKYWCWSFTALSAQRIFGEVFPEENVSVRAFGNVFATTAFLHGLALQELQTNELDYYDPDYELLITVRAIK, from the coding sequence ATGAATCCCAAGCCACTTGTTTCTGTAATCACTATTTTTTTAAATGAGGAGAAATTCTTACGGGAAGCCATAGAAAGCGTTCTTGCCCAAACATATGATAATTGGGAACTGCTGCTGATCGATGATGGTTCTACTGATGACAGTACAGCCATTGCCAGACAGTATTCAGAACAATGCCCTGCCAAAATACGTTATTGCGAGCACGACAATCATCAGAATCGGGGGAAAAGCATTTCCCGCAATCTGGGTTTTATGCATGCAAGAGGTGATTATATCGCACTTCTTGATGCGGATGACGTTTATTTGCCCGAAAAGCTGCAGCGTCAGGTTGCAATTTTAGAATCACAGCCAGATGTTGCTATGGTATATGGCCCCACATTATACTGGTTTAGCTGGACAGGGAATTCGCATGATGCTCACCGTGATTACTTTGGAAAACTAGGCGTTACGCCAAAGACATTATTTAAACCTCTTGAACTGCTCACCCTCTTTTTAAAGGACGGAGGCATTGTGCCTTGCATTTGCGCCCTCCTTATTCGTAGCAAGATAATGAAAGAGGTCGGCGGTTTTGAAGAAGCTATCAGTTTCCTTTACGAAGACCAGGTTTTTCTGGCAAAAATCTGTAGTAAGGCATGGGTGTTTGTTGATAATGGCTGCTGGGACAAATACCGTCAGCATCCGGAGTCAAGTTCCTCCATCGCGATAAAAACAGGTGAATATCATCCTTTACGCCAGAATCCGGCGCGTTTTAAATTCCTGACCTGGCTGGAAAGATATTTATCTGAACAAGGAATCAAAGATGCCAGACTTGTAAATGTCCTGCAAAGGAAGCTATGGCCATATCACCACCCGTATATGTACCAGTTGCTTAAAGGCGATTTCTATCCTTTGAAAAGGATGAAGCAATTTGTGAAACGAATATCGAAACGCTCGACTGGGATTTTTTTTGAACAGAAATCACAGGTACTAAAAAACAATAACAAACAACGTTCTTCGCGGAAAATGATTGATTTTGGAAGCTTAAGACGTCTGACACCTATCAGCCGCGAGTTTGGATTTGACCGAGGGACAGCTATAGATCGTTACTATATTGAAAATTTTCTTGCAAGTAATGCAAACCATATAAGGGGCCGGGTGCTTGAAATCGGGGATGATTCATATACAAAGAAATATGGTGGTATTAATGTTACTATCAGGGATGTGCTTAATGTCTTAGGCAGCACTCCCGGAACAACTATCGTTGGAGACTTGACATCCGCAGAGCATATCCCATCAGAGATTTTTGACTGTATGATTCTGACGCAAACATTGCATATTATCTATAATTTTCAGGCAGCGCTTCAAACAATATACCGCATCCTGAAACCGGGAGGTGTAGTGTTGGCTACTTTCCCCGGTATAAGTCAGATCAGTATTGATCAATGGAACAAATATTGGTGCTGGAGTTTCACTGCCCTATCCGCACAAAGGATATTCGGAGAGGTTTTTCCAGAGGAAAACGTTTCGGTTCGGGCATTTGGAAATGTGTTTGCCACTACAGCATTTTTACACGGATTGGCTTTACAGGAATTGCAGACAAATGAACTGGATTACTATGATCCTGATTACGAGCTTTTAATTACCGTCAGAGCAATAAAATGA